From Primulina huaijiensis isolate GDHJ02 chromosome 15, ASM1229523v2, whole genome shotgun sequence, one genomic window encodes:
- the LOC140958175 gene encoding uncharacterized protein, with protein MKKEDMVKLISAEGFEFVIDKKAAMVSQTIRNMLTSPGSFAETEHGEVTFPEISTTILEKICRYFYWSLQYASGKESEFHIEPELTLELMMAANYLHT; from the exons ATGAAGAAGGAAGACATGGTGAAGCTGATTAGCGCCGAGGGATTTGAGTTCGTTATAGACAAGAAAGCGGCCATGGTTTCACAAACCATACGCAACATGCTTACTTCACCAG GGAGTTTTGCTGAAACGGAGCATGGGGAAGTGACATTTCCAGAGATAAGCACCACTATACTGGAGAAGATTTGCCGATACTTTTATTGGTCTCTTCAATACGCTAG TGGCAAAGAATCTGAATTCCACATTGAACCTGAATTGACTTTGGAACTAATGATGGCGGCTAATTATCTGCACACCTGA
- the LOC140959272 gene encoding uncharacterized protein, with the protein MQKGQAIAYASRKLKSYEQNYPTHDLELVAIMRWVELLKDYDLTINDHPSKANKVADSLSRKDMGRVNLLALSAQQCLQKTIKLKQNHDPSIAKIKEQLQEGKVQEFQTDEKGIMWMKGCLCVPDLDEIR; encoded by the exons ATGCAGAAAGGTCAAGCAATTGCCTACGCATCAAGGAAATTAAAATCTTATGAGCAAAATTACCcaactcatgatctcgagttgGTAGCAATT ATGCGGTGGGTTGAACtcttgaaagattatgatttaacAATCAACGATCATCCGAGTAAAGCAAATAAGGTAGCAGATTCCTTAAGCCGAAAAGACATGGGAAGAGTAAACTTATTGGCTCTTTCAGCTCAACAATGCCTTCAAAAAACTATCAAGCTGAAGCAAAATCATGATCCTTCCATAGCAAAAATTAAGGAGCAACTTCAAGAAGGAAAAGTCCAAGAATTTCAAACTGATGAGAAAGGCATCATGTGGATGAAAGGATGTTTGTGTGTACCAGACCTCGATGAAATTCGGTGA